A window of Apium graveolens cultivar Ventura chromosome 8, ASM990537v1, whole genome shotgun sequence contains these coding sequences:
- the LOC141676554 gene encoding uncharacterized protein LOC141676554: MASRRGIRYSHLDVDDDDYYNSGGREDPRFNYSLNPSNEIPWKSIALALFLLSIGSGLLFFSFFIYTGHMGGEPYQAYGMLGLGILTFLPGFYETRVAYYSWRGAQGYSFRSIPEY, translated from the exons ATGGCATCCAGGCGTGGTATTCGTTATAGTCATCTTGATGTTGATGATGATGATTACTACAATAGTGGTGGAAGGGAGGATCCTCGGTTCAACTACTCGTTAAATCCCTCAAATGAAATTCCTTGGAAATCCATTGCACTAGCACTTTTCTTGCTTTCTATTGGAAGTGGACTTCTCTTCTTTTCCTTTTTCATCTACACAGGTCACATGGGAGGGGAGCCGTACCAAGCATATGGCATGCTCGGACTTGGGATCCTGACCTTTCTCCCAG GTTTTTATGAGACTCGTGTCGCATACTACTCGTGGAGGGGTGCCCAGGGCTATAGTTTCCGATCCATCCCTGAGTATTGA